One Thermorudis peleae genomic window, CATTAAGTGACGAACAGCTTGCGAGCATCCGTGAGACAATTGCTCGCGTTGTGCACGAACGCGTTGGAGGAGCGCTACGCCAGTGACGACTGTTTCAACAACGGAGCCGACAACACCAATTGAGCGCCTCCGTGGCATGCCTGATATTGGCCCTGAGGTATATCGGCGGCGGGAGGCAATTCGTCACACGCTTCAGGCCATTTTGGAGCAACACGGCTATCAGTTCATAGAGCCACCGGTCGTTGAAGCGACAGAGCTCTTCCTACGCAAATCTGGACCAGAACGAGTAGCCCAGATCTATGCCTTGCGCTATCGCAATCGTGATATCGCCCTCCGACCTGAGCATACGGCATCAGTACTGCGCTATTACGTTGAGGAGTTGCAGAACGAGCCGCTGCCACTGCGTTTAGCGTATGTTGGGCCAGTTTTCCGCTATGAACGCCCACAAGCTGGGCGGAGTCGCCAGTTCACAGAACTTGGCTGCGAACTCCTCGGCGCACCGAGTCCCTACGGTGATGCTGAGATTGTGCATCTCGCTGTTGAAAGCGTCACAGCGCTCGGGCTCACGCCACGACTGGTCGTTGGGCACATCGGCATTGTGCTGGAATTCCTCGATCGTCTGCCACTGCGCCAGCGTGTTCGCGACTGGTTGCTCTGGAGCATGGAACGGTTACGCAAGGGGCAGCCAGTTGATGTCGATGCTGCACTCGAAAGCTTGTCAGGAAATGAGCGGCTTGTTGCCCTCTATCACGAGCTTGGCCATGAACTCCGCGATATCTCACCAGAGCGGCTCGAGCGCTGGGTTCTTGGCATGCTTCGCGAAGTTGGTGTGCAACTCAGCGGAGGATCTCGAACACCGGAGGAGATTGTTGCCGGAGTACTGGCAAAGCTTAGTCGCGTGCAAGATCGGGAACACATCCTGCAAGCATTTGCGTTCACCCGTGAGTTAGCTGCATTGGAAGGACCGCCAGCGGAGGTTCTTCCACAACTCCGCATGCTTCTTGACCGTCACGCGCTTGACCCGACGCCGATCCAGCAGATTGAGGCTGTGCTGCAATTGCTTCGTGCTTACGGTGTTGAAGAAGACACCGTGGTGCTCAGCCCTGGCATGGCGCGCGGGTTGCATTACTACACCGGCGTGCTTTTTGAGGTCTATGCCGCCGAACAGCCACATCTTCAGCTTTGCGGCGGCGGTCGCTATGATGATCTCGCCCAGTTGCTCGGTGCCCGGCAGCCACTTCCCGCGTGTGGATTCTCCTGTGGTCTCGAGCGGCTTACTGAACTCGCCCGCGTGCCAGGCCCATCTCTGCCAGACATCACGCTGGTGGCACCTGTTACCCAGGAAGCCATGCCCCACGCAATCGCAACAGCAGAAGCACTGCGTCAGCGCAACGTGCAGGTTGAACTTGATGTGCGTGGCCGCTCTCCAAACGCCAACCGACGATACGCCCGACGTCGCGGTATTAGCCACGTGATCTTCGTTGAAGCAGACGGCTCAACACGCGTTGAGCAATTGCCTCTGAGGCAAGATGGACAGGAGTAAGGAGATGGCCCCAACCCTGCGTCTCGCTATCTCCTCGAAAGGGGCGTATGAGGAGGCAACGCTGCGCTTCCTTGAGAGCGCCGGCTTGCCAGTATGGCGTCCAAACCCACGGCAATATGTTGGTCGGATTAGTGGACTTGAGGGAGTCGACGTTCTGTTTCAACGAACAGAAGATATTGTCCACAAAGTTGCCGATGGTAGCGTCGACCTTGGGATTACCGGTTACGATTTAGTCGCAGAGCATGCAAGTGACAATCCTGATGTGCTCGTCGTGCTCGACGATCTTGGCTTTCGGCGCTGTGAGCTTGTGCTCGCAGTTCCCGAGGGATGGCTCGACATTACGACCATGGCTGATTTAGCCGATCTCTCAGTCGACTTTAAACGTTCCGGGCGCACGCTGCGCGTTGCGACGAAGTTCCCCAACTTAACACGTGATTTCCTCTATCGCAACGGCGTGCATTACTTCAGCCTCGTTGATGCCCATGGGGCACTTGAAGTCGCTCCCGCGCTTGGACACGCGGACATTATTGCTGACCTCACTGAAACCGGGGTCACGCTGCGAGAAAACCGCCTAAGAATCCTTGAAGGTGGGGTGATTCTGCGAGCACAGGCCTGCCTTATCGCATCACGCCGTGGGTTACGACAGGCCAGCGAAAAGCTCGAACGCGCGCGATCCATTCTTGAGCTCATCGAAGCACGGCTTCGGGCTCGTCACTACCGCGTGATTACGGCTAACGTGCGCGGCGAGAGTGAGGCAGCCGTCGCAGAACGCATCACCGCGAACGTGGCGATTGCCGGTCAACAAGGACCGACACTCTCTCGGGTTTACCCAAAGTTCCCCGATGCTGGCTGCACATGGTATGAAGTGCGGATCATTGTGCCGCGCGATCTCTTACTCCACGCCATCGACCACTTGCGTCAGGTGGGGAGCAGCGATATTACAGTCAACTCCCCCGACTATGTTTTCGCCCAACGGTGCGAGTCCTACGATCGGTTATGTGAAGCCGTGGAGCATGAGCCGTGAACGAGCAACCAGTAACGATCCGCGTTGTCACAACGTTTTCTGAGGCGTATCACCTTCTCACCGAGGCACGCCAGCGCTTCGATACTGTCCTCCCACCACAGGTCCAAAAGCGCATTCAAGAACTTTTTGGCAAGGCCTTAACGGCTGAAGAAATAGTCACCCAGATTATCCACGATGTTCGCCGTGAAGGTGATACAGCGCTGGTCCGGTACACGCACCTTCTCGATGGCGTCCAGCTTGAGTCCTTGGAAGTAACGCCAGAGGAGTTTGCGGCAGCGCGTCAGCGTGTTGCTCCTGATATTCGCACAGCACTAGAAGCAGCCGCAGCCCGGATCCGGGCCTTTCACGCGCAGCAGCGGAGCCAGACCTGGCTGACAT contains:
- the hisG gene encoding ATP phosphoribosyltransferase translates to MAPTLRLAISSKGAYEEATLRFLESAGLPVWRPNPRQYVGRISGLEGVDVLFQRTEDIVHKVADGSVDLGITGYDLVAEHASDNPDVLVVLDDLGFRRCELVLAVPEGWLDITTMADLADLSVDFKRSGRTLRVATKFPNLTRDFLYRNGVHYFSLVDAHGALEVAPALGHADIIADLTETGVTLRENRLRILEGGVILRAQACLIASRRGLRQASEKLERARSILELIEARLRARHYRVITANVRGESEAAVAERITANVAIAGQQGPTLSRVYPKFPDAGCTWYEVRIIVPRDLLLHAIDHLRQVGSSDITVNSPDYVFAQRCESYDRLCEAVEHEP
- a CDS encoding histidine--tRNA ligase, which produces MTTVSTTEPTTPIERLRGMPDIGPEVYRRREAIRHTLQAILEQHGYQFIEPPVVEATELFLRKSGPERVAQIYALRYRNRDIALRPEHTASVLRYYVEELQNEPLPLRLAYVGPVFRYERPQAGRSRQFTELGCELLGAPSPYGDAEIVHLAVESVTALGLTPRLVVGHIGIVLEFLDRLPLRQRVRDWLLWSMERLRKGQPVDVDAALESLSGNERLVALYHELGHELRDISPERLERWVLGMLREVGVQLSGGSRTPEEIVAGVLAKLSRVQDREHILQAFAFTRELAALEGPPAEVLPQLRMLLDRHALDPTPIQQIEAVLQLLRAYGVEEDTVVLSPGMARGLHYYTGVLFEVYAAEQPHLQLCGGGRYDDLAQLLGARQPLPACGFSCGLERLTELARVPGPSLPDITLVAPVTQEAMPHAIATAEALRQRNVQVELDVRGRSPNANRRYARRRGISHVIFVEADGSTRVEQLPLRQDGQE